Proteins from one Nitrospirota bacterium genomic window:
- a CDS encoding TolC family protein: MRRFLMTVVAILIAFDGGGGRSMAAEQTEGAVTLAALIERALERSESIASLRARVEQERYAARQAGAWQNPSADLAGGLKSESGTGALFEVSVSQPVFYPGKQRLRREIGELDTEGAEADLRETELFVIREVVALAYEYVTGRRKTEVNEERQNRFELIRTYLTGHLLPSPQQKVERRLVERRLANLATEAMQLQGQVKATFEGLNFYAGLHSTPPPDIEIPRLSGSGAVDRAKWLAAAMEGNVELAAGKIRLGAARKEKDLAQLEAKPDFTPGIFYEHERGGTAQRLIGAGISLPVPVLNRNIAGIESSERKIEAKRRLLRFTEQQIEARLGRLWNEYEAARFAVQRYPESLSKELDAGLKEADEEFRKGRLDLLTFLELDSEIAETRLRALDAQFSLADKVLDLLGLAGERDVLSLLATQ; this comes from the coding sequence ATGCGTCGATTCTTGATGACCGTGGTTGCCATTCTCATAGCCTTCGACGGCGGGGGCGGGAGATCGATGGCCGCCGAGCAGACTGAAGGCGCGGTGACGCTTGCCGCCTTGATCGAACGGGCGCTGGAGCGGAGCGAATCGATCGCGTCGCTCCGAGCCCGCGTCGAACAAGAGCGCTACGCCGCCCGCCAGGCGGGGGCATGGCAGAACCCCTCCGCGGATCTTGCCGGCGGGCTGAAGAGCGAGTCCGGAACAGGGGCGCTGTTCGAGGTCTCCGTGTCTCAGCCCGTTTTCTATCCCGGCAAGCAACGATTGCGACGCGAAATCGGCGAGCTGGATACGGAAGGAGCCGAAGCAGACCTGCGGGAGACGGAACTCTTCGTCATCCGGGAGGTGGTTGCGCTTGCCTACGAGTATGTGACCGGCCGGCGGAAAACGGAGGTCAATGAGGAGCGACAGAATAGGTTCGAATTGATTCGCACGTACTTGACCGGCCACCTCCTGCCTTCACCCCAACAGAAGGTTGAGCGTCGATTGGTGGAGAGGCGCCTGGCCAATCTGGCGACCGAAGCCATGCAACTCCAAGGGCAAGTCAAAGCAACGTTCGAGGGGCTGAACTTCTACGCAGGCCTCCATTCCACCCCGCCGCCGGATATCGAAATTCCACGGCTTAGCGGATCGGGCGCCGTCGATCGAGCGAAGTGGCTCGCCGCCGCGATGGAAGGCAACGTCGAGTTGGCCGCCGGGAAAATTCGCCTGGGCGCGGCGCGGAAGGAGAAAGACCTCGCGCAACTGGAAGCGAAGCCGGACTTTACGCCGGGAATTTTCTACGAACATGAGAGAGGCGGAACGGCTCAACGCCTGATCGGGGCGGGGATCTCGCTTCCTGTCCCGGTGCTCAACCGGAACATCGCCGGCATCGAAAGCTCCGAACGAAAGATCGAGGCCAAGCGGCGGCTACTTCGGTTCACCGAGCAGCAGATCGAGGCCCGATTGGGACGGCTTTGGAACGAATACGAGGCCGCCCGATTTGCGGTGCAGCGATACCCGGAATCTTTGTCGAAGGAACTGGACGCGGGGCTGAAAGAGGCCGACGAAGAATTCCGGAAGGGTCGCCTGGACCTGCTCACGTTCCTCGAACTCGATTCGGAAATCGCGGAGACGCGCCTTCGGGCGCTCGATGCGCAGTTCTCGCTCGCCGACAAGGTTCTGGACTTGCTCGGCTTGGCCGGTGAACGGGATGTGCTGTCCCTACTCGCGACTCAATAG
- a CDS encoding efflux RND transporter permease subunit, whose product MLNWLVQQSLRNRTTVLLLFAAVAAIGAYLVANLPVDAVPDITPVQVMVNTDTKALDPEQIEKTVTFPIETEMSGIARVKEARSLSKYGLSQVIINFEDGTDIYWARQQVAERLQSVRGELPGGLSPELAPITTGLGEVAMYVVLAKPGSPLASKPEKERLLHLRTLHDFVVVPYLKRSIKNVAGVDSIGGYKKEIHIEIHPERLERFGLTIEQIAERLEALGENFGGGYIQPKGRQVIVRTSGRVENLEEIRGLPIKLDVRGKPVALSEVADVREGYSQRVGGATYNGEETVLGFVLMLAGANSRQVATDAERALKVAPMPPDVELKLVYSRSYLVNATLKTVAKNLAEGAALVIAVLVILLGNLRGSVFVALAIPLSMLFGFIGMRWLGVSANLMSLGAIDFGLLVDAAIVIIENTLRRLEENNGKLDAKTVSTFRSSSPDVGLTRGLARPTSEGGDPGSRHSLQDAAIPGRRQMSRVPFASDSRMDLILDSVSEVIKPVTLGMLIIMLVYVPILALEGIEGKLFQPMAVTVLMALGASLIVAVFLMPILAYLYLRPVRAGKLKETLVFRLFRRMYRPVLDASLRHRAIALAPAVVLLVAALLVYRRMGADFMPPLDEGDFVINLTRSSDIGVDASLRMQMKSDRVIADFPEVEEVYSRVGTAEAAMDAMGVHLSDTFVILKKDLSQWPATAHGGRRTKKELYGAIKEALERATPGQEVSENQPIEMRVSEILEGSRADVTLRIYGKDLPLLTELIEKAITVLEKVPGAEAVEMDALTALRKSPVLSAHPDYTAIARYGLNIHQVNDLLEAAMAGKEVGSFYEQQWRFPIVLRVAEEKRENIETIKSLPVGIDGGSIPLRKVAGFKIKGEVTTISHDYSQRYAAVAVFLSGRDIVSFVEEAKRAVAENLNLPEGYSLSWGGQFKNLERARKRLAVIVPLILAAVFLILWRTFGTLQQALLIYTGIPLAVTGGVFALAFRGIPLSVSAAVGFIALTGIAVLNGMVLMTFFNQLRAEGADARSAAREGALIRLRPVLMTALVASLGFLPMALNTGIGAEVQRPLATVVIGGVLTSTLLTLIVLPALYAWVERESRSS is encoded by the coding sequence ATGCTGAATTGGCTGGTTCAACAAAGTCTTCGAAATCGAACTACGGTCCTCCTGCTGTTTGCCGCCGTTGCCGCGATCGGCGCCTATCTCGTGGCGAATTTGCCCGTGGACGCCGTGCCGGACATCACGCCGGTGCAGGTCATGGTCAACACCGACACCAAGGCCCTGGACCCGGAGCAGATCGAGAAGACCGTCACCTTTCCCATCGAGACCGAAATGAGCGGCATCGCCCGCGTCAAGGAGGCGCGATCGCTCTCCAAATACGGCCTCTCCCAGGTGATCATCAATTTCGAGGACGGGACCGACATCTACTGGGCGCGTCAGCAGGTCGCGGAAAGGCTTCAGAGCGTCCGAGGCGAGCTGCCGGGGGGCCTCTCTCCGGAGCTTGCGCCGATCACCACGGGCTTGGGCGAGGTGGCCATGTACGTGGTGCTGGCCAAACCCGGCAGTCCCCTGGCTTCCAAGCCGGAGAAGGAGCGTCTCCTCCACCTCCGAACGCTCCACGACTTCGTTGTCGTGCCCTATCTCAAGCGGTCGATCAAGAACGTGGCGGGGGTGGACTCCATCGGAGGCTACAAGAAGGAGATTCACATCGAAATCCATCCGGAGAGGCTGGAGCGATTCGGCCTCACCATCGAACAGATCGCCGAGCGCCTGGAGGCGCTCGGCGAGAACTTCGGGGGGGGCTATATCCAGCCCAAGGGCAGGCAAGTGATCGTCAGGACCTCCGGCCGCGTGGAAAACCTCGAGGAGATCCGCGGCCTCCCCATCAAGCTGGACGTGCGCGGCAAGCCCGTGGCCTTGTCCGAGGTGGCGGACGTCCGCGAGGGCTATTCCCAGCGGGTGGGCGGAGCGACCTACAACGGCGAGGAGACGGTGTTGGGATTTGTCTTGATGCTCGCCGGAGCCAACTCCCGGCAAGTGGCCACGGACGCAGAGCGGGCACTCAAGGTGGCCCCCATGCCGCCCGACGTGGAGCTCAAGCTTGTCTACAGCCGGAGCTACCTCGTCAACGCAACGTTGAAAACCGTGGCGAAAAACCTCGCCGAAGGGGCGGCCCTGGTCATCGCCGTCCTGGTCATTCTCCTGGGCAACTTGCGCGGCTCCGTATTCGTTGCTCTCGCCATTCCCCTGTCGATGCTTTTCGGTTTTATCGGGATGAGGTGGCTGGGTGTTTCCGCCAATCTGATGAGCCTGGGCGCCATCGACTTCGGCCTCCTGGTGGATGCCGCCATAGTGATCATCGAGAACACGCTCCGCCGATTGGAGGAAAATAACGGCAAACTCGACGCAAAGACTGTATCAACCTTCCGATCGTCGTCCCCGGACGTGGGCCTTACGCGAGGCCTGGCAAGGCCCACGAGCGAAGGGGGCGATCCCGGTTCCCGCCACTCGCTTCAGGATGCGGCCATCCCTGGCCGCCGTCAGATGTCGCGAGTGCCGTTCGCGTCCGACTCACGGATGGATCTGATTTTGGATTCCGTATCAGAGGTGATCAAACCGGTCACTCTTGGCATGTTGATCATCATGCTCGTGTATGTGCCGATTCTGGCCCTTGAAGGGATCGAAGGAAAACTGTTCCAGCCGATGGCCGTGACAGTATTGATGGCTTTGGGCGCCTCGCTTATCGTTGCGGTCTTCCTGATGCCGATCCTGGCTTATCTGTATTTGAGGCCGGTAAGGGCGGGGAAGCTAAAAGAGACCCTCGTGTTCAGGCTCTTCCGCAGGATGTACCGGCCGGTTCTCGACGCAAGCCTCCGGCATCGCGCCATCGCCCTGGCCCCCGCGGTCGTCCTGCTCGTCGCCGCCCTGCTCGTCTATCGCCGCATGGGCGCGGACTTCATGCCGCCTTTGGATGAAGGAGATTTCGTCATCAACCTGACCCGGTCATCGGACATCGGCGTGGACGCCTCCCTGCGGATGCAGATGAAGAGCGACAGGGTGATCGCGGACTTCCCTGAAGTGGAGGAGGTCTATTCGCGGGTCGGGACGGCCGAAGCCGCGATGGACGCGATGGGCGTACACCTCTCCGACACCTTCGTGATTCTGAAAAAGGACCTTTCCCAGTGGCCCGCCACGGCCCATGGCGGGCGGCGGACCAAGAAAGAGCTTTATGGGGCCATCAAAGAGGCCCTTGAGCGTGCGACGCCGGGCCAGGAGGTCAGCGAAAACCAGCCCATCGAGATGCGCGTCAGCGAAATCCTCGAGGGCAGTCGCGCCGACGTGACGCTGCGGATCTACGGAAAGGATTTGCCGCTGCTGACCGAGCTCATCGAGAAAGCCATCACCGTCCTTGAGAAAGTACCAGGAGCCGAGGCGGTGGAGATGGACGCCCTGACCGCGCTGCGAAAGAGCCCGGTCCTCAGCGCCCACCCCGATTACACGGCCATCGCCCGTTACGGCTTGAACATCCACCAAGTCAACGACCTCTTGGAGGCCGCCATGGCCGGCAAGGAAGTGGGGAGTTTCTACGAGCAACAATGGCGGTTCCCAATCGTGCTGAGGGTGGCGGAGGAAAAGCGCGAGAACATCGAGACGATTAAGTCCCTGCCCGTCGGCATAGACGGGGGAAGCATCCCCTTGCGCAAGGTCGCCGGCTTCAAGATCAAGGGCGAGGTTACGACCATCTCGCACGACTACTCGCAACGGTACGCGGCCGTGGCGGTGTTCCTTTCCGGGAGGGACATCGTGAGTTTCGTGGAGGAGGCCAAGCGGGCCGTGGCGGAAAACCTGAACCTTCCCGAAGGCTATTCTCTCAGTTGGGGCGGCCAGTTCAAGAACCTTGAGCGAGCGCGGAAACGATTGGCCGTCATCGTGCCTCTTATTCTGGCGGCCGTCTTTCTTATCTTGTGGCGGACGTTCGGCACGCTCCAGCAGGCGCTGTTGATCTACACCGGGATTCCCCTGGCCGTAACGGGAGGCGTTTTCGCCCTCGCGTTTCGCGGAATCCCGCTGAGCGTATCGGCCGCGGTCGGGTTCATCGCCCTCACGGGGATCGCCGTGCTCAATGGAATGGTGCTCATGACATTCTTCAACCAACTGCGGGCGGAAGGAGCCGACGCGCGTTCGGCGGCGAGAGAGGGCGCCCTCATCCGCCTCCGGCCGGTCCTCATGACCGCCCTTGTCGCCAGCCTCGGATTCCTGCCGATGGCCCTCAACACGGGCATCGGGGCGGAGGTCCAGCGACCGCTGGCCACCGTCGTCATCGGCGGCGTATTGACATCGACCCTGCTGACCCTGATCGTCCTGCCGGCCCTTTACGCCTGGGTGGAAAGAGAAAGTCGATCTTCATGA
- a CDS encoding HD domain-containing protein, which yields MERVVLEPFEESVQLRKKRKKVDGLLQPLRQELGTVLDLVMRQGAPSWNKLFTLLAEAVPQIRLQPDVWLERVFHYDVESYRQNFVFDHSLYVCILAVATSPDWNVEGEDLLILASAALLHDVGMLTVSTETLQAQRALTPEERRIVEEHPTRGSSLLAGAGLKKSIVRLVAQEHERMDGSGYPSRLKDKDVDRLVQILGLCDTIESVTHVRPHRAGRAFLDAFHALILESSSLFPQAMWMAALRRLTPYPAGTLVRLSTGKLARVVRPLTQHPMRPMVESLGEPGEPPDESTVMDLRRHPMVHIVEAPA from the coding sequence GTGGAACGCGTAGTTCTCGAGCCGTTTGAAGAGTCCGTCCAGCTCCGGAAGAAGCGGAAGAAAGTCGATGGTCTGCTTCAGCCGCTCAGACAGGAATTGGGCACGGTTCTGGACCTCGTTATGCGCCAGGGGGCCCCGTCGTGGAACAAGCTGTTCACTCTTCTGGCCGAGGCGGTTCCGCAGATTCGACTTCAACCGGATGTCTGGCTGGAGCGTGTCTTCCACTACGATGTCGAATCGTACAGACAGAATTTCGTTTTCGATCACTCCCTCTATGTTTGCATCCTGGCCGTCGCAACCAGCCCGGACTGGAATGTCGAGGGGGAGGACCTGCTCATCCTGGCCTCGGCGGCGCTCCTGCATGATGTGGGGATGCTCACGGTTTCGACGGAAACTCTCCAAGCCCAGCGCGCACTCACGCCCGAGGAACGCCGTATCGTGGAGGAGCACCCCACTCGCGGATCGAGTCTGCTCGCGGGGGCCGGCCTGAAGAAATCGATCGTCCGCCTCGTGGCGCAGGAGCACGAACGCATGGACGGCTCGGGGTATCCAAGCCGGCTCAAAGACAAGGACGTGGACCGTCTTGTTCAGATCCTCGGCCTCTGCGACACGATCGAGAGCGTGACGCATGTGCGACCGCACCGGGCGGGCAGGGCGTTTCTGGACGCGTTCCACGCGCTCATCCTTGAGAGTTCCTCGCTCTTCCCGCAGGCCATGTGGATGGCGGCGCTGCGCCGACTCACGCCGTATCCGGCCGGAACGCTCGTCCGGCTGTCGACGGGAAAACTGGCCCGAGTGGTGCGTCCCCTCACTCAGCACCCGATGCGGCCGATGGTGGAATCGCTTGGCGAACCCGGGGAACCCCCGGACGAATCCACCGTGATGGATCTGCGACGCCATCCGATGGTGCACATTGTCGAGGCGCCGGCATGA